ACCAAGATAAAAAGGAACCAGAGACCATGACGTCTTATGAATGACGGCAAAAGCTATTGTCACAGCCGGATTAATATGCGCATCGCTCACCCAGCCACAAACATAAACGGCAAGGGCAACGGCAAGCCCCCATCCGGTGGCAATGACAATCCATCCGCCGCCTTTCCCCTTGCTCCCCTTTAAGAGCACATTTGCAACGCAGCCATTCCCCAGTAAAACGAGAAGTAAGGTCCCAATACACTCGGCAAGAAAAATTTTCATCTACTCATCACTCACTTCATAGAGATTAAATTTATCATCACCGAAATTGGTGACGACTAAGTATTTTTCATCACTAGATACAGTCATTCCATGAGGAAAACTTAAAGCGGCCTCTTTTCCATTGATTGTTTGCAGACACTCCCCAATTTTTCCCAATGTTGGATCAAAAGAATACAACGTTATCGTATCATTGCCTTGATTGGACAAAATAATTTCCGAATCATGATGAATCAGCGCTAAATCCTCAGGATAAAAAGGTCCCGAAAACTTTTTAATATCACTGACCTCCAGTATTTTCCCTCTATCTGAATCAAATCGGAAGACAACCATCGCATTTTCCGGGGCATTTGTCTGATGTCCGACACAAAATGCATAACAAACAATGAGGTAGCGTTGATTACGCGTAAAAATAATTCCCTTAGGTTTCATCATTGGGAATTGCGCCGCTTTTTTATCAACAAATTTTACCTGCACTCGATCACCGGTTTGGTCCATTTTGTAGAGTGTAACTTGTTGTTTGTTTTCCCAGCCCGCCGTTGCGAGATATTTCCCGTCATGACTAAAGCGAACACCATGGACAAACGATCCGGCTCGTATCCGCATGATTGGTTTGGGACTTACTTTGTGAGATTTTAAATCAATGGCATATAAATTAGTTTCCGGAGAAGCTCCGCTATTTGTAATGGCCAAATACTTTCCGTCCGGAGAAGCGGCTAAATTGGTCGGCTCACAAAATTGGGCCCCATCCGAGTTTGTAAATTCTTGAATGCAGCGAAATGTTTTTTCATCACGATTGAATTCATACACTGAGACTTTTTTCCCAAATAAATTCAGCACAGCCAAGTAATTTCCATGGAACCATGTTGCACCGGTACACGTTGCATATCTGGCCCTACGACTAACAACAATTGGATAAAAATTGGATTTCCTCGCTAATATGGAATTTGGCGTATAATGAGATGAAATCAATTTAAGAGAAGTGTCTGAGGATAGAAAAGAAAAAAAACTTAACGTCATTCCCAGACAAAATATTATCTTACTACTCATGTTTTCCCTATGCTGAATAAAAATAAATGGTCTTATTTGTGTAATGTATGACTTTTCTCTTTAGAAGTATATTTTTTTTCCTGAGCCATCTATT
The genomic region above belongs to Simkaniaceae bacterium and contains:
- a CDS encoding lactonase family protein, which encodes MSSKIIFCLGMTLSFFSFLSSDTSLKLISSHYTPNSILARKSNFYPIVVSRRARYATCTGATWFHGNYLAVLNLFGKKVSVYEFNRDEKTFRCIQEFTNSDGAQFCEPTNLAASPDGKYLAITNSGASPETNLYAIDLKSHKVSPKPIMRIRAGSFVHGVRFSHDGKYLATAGWENKQQVTLYKMDQTGDRVQVKFVDKKAAQFPMMKPKGIIFTRNQRYLIVCYAFCVGHQTNAPENAMVVFRFDSDRGKILEVSDIKKFSGPFYPEDLALIHHDSEIILSNQGNDTITLYSFDPTLGKIGECLQTINGKEAALSFPHGMTVSSDEKYLVVTNFGDDKFNLYEVSDE